A single region of the Anaerococcus urinomassiliensis genome encodes:
- a CDS encoding SIR2 family protein, giving the protein MNNIIKKKELIEIVEQALYSDELAIFAGAGLSINAGYYNWEKLLEKPAKELELDISKEKHDLISLAQFYCNKKKRSAINELLSASFPSNKKPTENHNILSQLPISTYWTTNFDTLIEDALKENNKNVSVRKGDKDLQLSYKNYDAVVYKMHGDIQSPSDAVITRDDYEEYGINSRKLFRDVLEGTLLTKTFLFLGFSFSDPNFNFVLSKMRVLLGDDNRPHYYILKKIAEPNRNKFEDEKEYKKAMDEYKYDLIKQSLQIADLDRYGIKICLIDSYEEITEILKIILNRYKRKTVFISGSAETYTPLDAQEAKDFIRKLSFELVKNGYKVVNGYGLGVGTYVINGITEYCYDHRDIKIEDSLKLMPFPLSAINSEQLRTTWEKYRDEMISQCGIAIYMFGNKQKDGEIIKADGVKKEFNIAESYQLVNIPLAFTGFISQELYSENSDMVKNILNDEEIQYITKFCDIDTNVDAIIKIINRLNSKEEC; this is encoded by the coding sequence TTGAACAATATAATTAAGAAAAAAGAATTGATTGAAATTGTTGAACAGGCATTGTATAGTGATGAATTAGCGATTTTTGCTGGCGCAGGACTTTCTATAAATGCTGGGTACTATAATTGGGAAAAGTTATTAGAAAAACCTGCAAAGGAGTTGGAATTAGATATATCAAAAGAAAAGCATGATTTGATTTCTTTGGCTCAGTTTTATTGTAATAAAAAGAAAAGAAGTGCTATTAATGAACTTTTATCAGCTTCATTTCCCTCTAATAAAAAACCTACGGAAAACCATAATATATTATCACAGCTTCCAATTTCTACATATTGGACAACAAATTTTGATACGTTAATTGAAGACGCCTTGAAAGAAAATAATAAAAATGTTTCTGTCAGAAAGGGTGATAAGGATTTACAGCTTTCATATAAAAATTATGATGCAGTTGTATATAAAATGCATGGAGATATTCAAAGTCCATCTGATGCAGTAATAACTAGAGATGATTACGAAGAATATGGAATTAATAGTAGAAAATTATTTAGAGATGTTTTAGAAGGAACATTGCTGACAAAGACTTTTTTATTTTTAGGATTCAGTTTTAGTGATCCAAATTTTAATTTTGTACTTAGTAAAATGAGAGTTTTGCTGGGAGATGATAACAGACCACATTATTATATATTAAAAAAAATTGCTGAACCTAATAGGAACAAGTTTGAAGACGAAAAAGAATATAAAAAAGCAATGGACGAATACAAATATGATTTAATTAAACAAAGCCTACAGATTGCTGATTTAGACAGATATGGAATAAAAATATGCTTAATTGATAGTTATGAAGAAATCACGGAGATATTAAAAATCATATTAAATAGGTATAAAAGAAAAACTGTGTTTATTTCTGGAAGTGCAGAAACTTATACTCCATTAGATGCACAAGAAGCTAAGGATTTTATCAGGAAACTATCTTTTGAACTTGTTAAGAACGGATATAAAGTTGTTAATGGATATGGATTAGGTGTAGGGACTTATGTAATAAATGGAATCACTGAATATTGTTATGATCACAGGGACATTAAAATTGAAGATAGCTTAAAACTGATGCCTTTCCCATTAAGTGCAATAAATAGTGAGCAACTTAGGACAACTTGGGAAAAATATAGAGATGAAATGATTTCTCAATGTGGTATAGCAATTTATATGTTTGGTAATAAACAAAAGGATGGAGAAATTATTAAAGCTGATGGTGTAAAAAAAGAATTTAATATTGCTGAATCATATCAATTAGTGAATATACCATTAGCATTTACTGGGTTTATATCTCAGGAATTATATTCTGAAAATAGTGATATGGTTAAAAATATTTTAAATGATGAAGAAATTCAGTATATTACTAAATTTTGTGATATAGACACTAATGTTGATGCAATAATTAAAATAATAAATAGACTTAACAGTAAGGAGGAATGTTAA
- a CDS encoding helix-turn-helix domain-containing protein, protein MKINYNGLWKLLIDKNMNKKDLQKKVGIAPATIAKMGKGEFVSMEILYRICISLDTDFGELISIAEENN, encoded by the coding sequence ATGAAAATAAACTATAATGGGTTATGGAAACTTTTGATAGATAAAAATATGAACAAAAAAGATTTGCAGAAGAAGGTTGGTATTGCTCCAGCGACGATAGCAAAGATGGGAAAAGGCGAATTTGTTAGTATGGAAATTTTATACAGAATATGTATTTCTCTAGATACTGATTTTGGGGAACTAATTTCTATTGCGGAGGAGAATAATTGA
- a CDS encoding IS256 family transposase has protein sequence MTQLHFTINQEEIQNLINESVDNKIAKSILTKVFNELMEKERDEYLENTAYQRDPSRTTYRNGYYERDYTTKIGTLTLKVPRTRDGKFSTELFERYQRNEKALLATMLEMYIQGVSTRKVSKVIENMCGKTYSKSFVSSLTKELDEEVKLWRNSDLSSIKYPYVIVDVVYIKVRENNRVVSKACHIAIGINEKGNREIIGLDLSSSESEYSWSNFFEYLKSRGLCGLKMVISDAHKGLVKAIKETFVNVIWQRCQVHFLRNILSKAPKKNTEDFRTDIKTLFKIQDINIARKMKDEIFLKYENEKKFENSLNALDEGFEDTFAYLANDVIHSRLRSTNCLERLNEEVRRREKVVRIFPNEESAIRLIGAILIDINEDWITSSKLYIKMK, from the coding sequence ATGACCCAATTACACTTTACAATTAATCAAGAAGAAATACAAAATTTAATTAATGAATCTGTAGATAATAAAATTGCTAAATCTATCTTAACAAAAGTTTTTAATGAACTTATGGAAAAAGAAAGAGACGAATATTTAGAAAATACAGCCTATCAAAGAGATCCTAGCAGAACTACTTATCGCAATGGATACTACGAACGTGACTATACAACAAAAATAGGAACATTAACTTTAAAAGTACCTAGAACAAGAGATGGTAAATTCTCGACAGAACTATTCGAAAGATATCAAAGAAATGAAAAAGCCCTACTTGCAACCATGCTAGAAATGTATATTCAAGGAGTATCAACAAGGAAAGTATCCAAGGTAATAGAAAACATGTGTGGTAAAACATATTCTAAATCCTTTGTATCATCCCTAACTAAAGAGTTAGACGAAGAAGTAAAACTATGGAGAAATAGTGACCTAAGTTCGATTAAATATCCTTATGTAATTGTAGATGTAGTATACATAAAAGTAAGAGAAAACAATCGAGTAGTATCAAAGGCCTGTCATATTGCAATAGGAATAAATGAAAAAGGAAATAGAGAAATAATAGGCTTAGACTTAAGCTCTAGCGAAAGTGAATACTCTTGGTCAAACTTCTTTGAATATTTAAAATCTAGAGGGCTATGCGGCCTTAAAATGGTCATATCAGACGCCCATAAAGGCCTAGTAAAAGCAATAAAAGAAACATTCGTAAATGTAATATGGCAAAGATGTCAGGTACATTTCTTAAGAAATATCCTATCAAAAGCACCAAAGAAAAACACTGAAGACTTTAGAACTGATATAAAAACACTATTTAAAATCCAGGATATAAACATAGCAAGAAAAATGAAGGATGAGATCTTCTTAAAATACGAAAACGAAAAGAAATTTGAAAACTCATTAAACGCCTTAGATGAAGGATTTGAAGATACCTTTGCATACCTAGCTAATGATGTAATTCATAGTAGACTTAGATCAACAAATTGCTTAGAAAGATTAAACGAAGAAGTTAGAAGACGAGAAAAAGTAGTTAGAATATTCCCAAATGAAGAATCAGCTATACGATTAATAGGCGCAATCCTCATTGATATCAATGAGGATTGGATAACATCTTCTAAATTGTATATTAAAATGAAATAG
- the istB gene encoding IS21-like element helper ATPase IstB, whose product MNIKEASNILKLSYLRESYEDLIEESSNLNLSNEEFLKLFLEREVERRKNNGIARRIRNAKFINKKFLEDFDKTKYSLELNKKFEYLETLKFIDNKENIIMIGTPGCGKTHYATALGIKACIAGKNVLFTSVPNLVIELQEAMSKNQITNYKKKFEKYDLVILDELGYVSFDKIGCEILFNLLSSRNDKGSIILTTNLNFERWEEVFKDPMLTGAIVDRLAHRAHIMDMSREKSYRMEDTMEWSKNI is encoded by the coding sequence ATGAATATTAAAGAAGCTTCTAACATACTTAAGCTCTCTTATCTAAGAGAGTCATATGAGGATTTAATAGAAGAATCATCAAATCTAAACTTATCTAACGAAGAATTCTTAAAACTTTTCTTAGAAAGAGAGGTAGAAAGAAGGAAAAACAACGGCATAGCAAGAAGAATAAGAAATGCCAAATTTATCAACAAGAAATTCTTAGAAGACTTTGATAAAACAAAATATTCTTTAGAACTAAACAAAAAATTTGAATATCTTGAAACACTAAAATTCATAGATAACAAAGAAAACATAATCATGATAGGAACACCTGGTTGTGGTAAAACTCATTATGCAACTGCCTTAGGTATTAAGGCATGTATTGCTGGAAAGAATGTACTATTTACCTCTGTTCCTAACCTTGTGATAGAACTACAGGAGGCTATGAGTAAAAATCAAATTACTAACTACAAGAAGAAATTTGAAAAATATGACTTGGTGATCTTAGATGAGCTAGGTTATGTTTCCTTTGATAAGATAGGCTGTGAGATTCTTTTTAACCTATTATCATCTAGAAATGATAAGGGTTCGATAATTTTAACAACGAATTTAAACTTTGAAAGATGGGAGGAAGTTTTTAAAGATCCTATGCTTACTGGGGCTATAGTAGATAGACTTGCTCATAGGGCCCATATTATGGATATGTCTAGAGAAAAATCTTATAGGATGGAAGATACAATGGAGTGGTCAAAGAATATATGA
- the istA gene encoding IS21 family transposase has product MDKNAIIRLKNQGYSNREVSRILKINRKTVAKYWNKYQEDVKNLDNPNLDRALVQEEIAKAPSYDSSNRKKIKYTKEVDEYLDQILESEKRKDSILGNHKQALSVVQIHKMIVDKGFDISYPSIAVYVRKKREASKECFIKQVYDFADRLEYDFGELKLVIDGKLVSLNMAVMSSPASNFRWAYLYTSQNQDVFFDSQVRFFNMIGGMYREIVYDNMRNVVSKFIGRNEKELNPRLIEFANYYGFSVNVTNCFSGNEKGHVEGSVRIIRKNAFCEKYEFDSIDQAQEYLNSKLIQLNKDSKINEEKKHLLVLRPTYELSKVSFAKVDKYSLIQVDKNKYSLPDYMVGKTVLVRAYAREIKIYVNDKLLAVHKRKDGANEYSIDITHYLKSLARKPGAIRNSLALKSHPDLKNIFDKYFTSNPKKFIELVELNKDKDIDQIVDILNNYSNTKKELDVLDIVKTDKKEADIEIKARKIVASYDCLVIGG; this is encoded by the coding sequence ATGGATAAGAATGCAATAATAAGACTTAAAAATCAAGGATATTCAAATAGAGAAGTATCTAGAATACTTAAGATTAATAGGAAGACTGTAGCTAAATATTGGAATAAGTACCAGGAAGATGTTAAGAATTTAGATAATCCTAATTTAGATAGAGCATTAGTTCAAGAAGAAATTGCCAAGGCGCCTTCCTACGATTCTTCTAATAGAAAGAAGATCAAATATACAAAAGAAGTAGATGAGTATCTTGATCAGATTTTAGAAAGTGAGAAAAGAAAGGATTCTATCTTGGGTAATCATAAGCAAGCTTTAAGCGTTGTTCAGATTCATAAGATGATTGTTGATAAGGGTTTTGATATATCTTATCCTTCAATAGCAGTTTATGTTAGAAAGAAAAGAGAAGCTTCTAAAGAATGCTTCATTAAGCAAGTATATGATTTTGCTGATAGGTTAGAATATGACTTTGGTGAACTTAAGCTTGTAATCGATGGCAAACTTGTTAGTTTAAATATGGCTGTTATGAGTTCCCCAGCATCTAATTTTAGATGGGCTTATCTATACACAAGTCAAAATCAAGATGTATTCTTTGATTCACAAGTAAGATTTTTTAATATGATTGGAGGAATGTATAGAGAAATAGTCTATGATAATATGAGAAATGTTGTTAGTAAGTTCATAGGTAGAAATGAAAAAGAACTTAACCCAAGATTAATAGAGTTTGCCAACTACTATGGCTTTTCAGTCAATGTAACCAATTGTTTTTCAGGAAATGAAAAAGGTCATGTTGAAGGAAGTGTTAGGATAATTAGAAAGAATGCTTTTTGTGAAAAATACGAGTTTGATTCAATTGATCAAGCACAAGAGTACTTAAATTCTAAACTTATCCAGTTAAATAAGGACTCTAAGATTAATGAGGAAAAGAAACACCTTCTAGTCCTAAGACCTACTTATGAACTATCAAAAGTATCTTTTGCTAAGGTAGATAAGTATTCTTTAATACAAGTTGATAAAAACAAGTATTCACTACCAGATTACATGGTAGGAAAAACTGTTCTTGTTAGAGCTTATGCTAGGGAAATTAAAATATATGTAAATGATAAACTTCTAGCCGTTCATAAAAGAAAAGATGGTGCTAATGAATATAGCATTGACATCACTCATTACCTAAAATCATTAGCACGCAAACCAGGTGCAATTCGTAATTCTCTCGCCTTAAAAAGTCATCCTGATTTAAAAAACATCTTCGATAAATACTTTACCTCTAACCCAAAGAAGTTCATAGAATTAGTAGAGCTTAACAAAGATAAGGATATTGATCAAATAGTTGATATCTTAAATAACTATTCTAACACTAAGAAAGAACTTGATGTATTAGATATAGTGAAAACCGATAAAAAAGAAGCTGACATAGAAATAAAGGCAAGAAAAATAGTTGCCTCCTATGACTGCCTTGTAATTGGAGGCTAA
- a CDS encoding FRG domain-containing protein, giving the protein MEVLRARSLYDYIKILKEKNLLDAYFRGESRKYTNIAASCYRDNFNDSDRSIIDEMIDEYFYEVSAQLSDIEKSNFISYSQHHGLPTNLIDITSSALVALYFSCCDNFENTGYIHIFKKNNFIKFSDEISGRKIQYFYNDLIEQNETKVMFYNKFVNDKLKVVQ; this is encoded by the coding sequence ATGGAAGTATTAAGAGCTCGCAGTTTATATGATTATATTAAAATTCTTAAAGAAAAAAATTTATTGGATGCATATTTTAGGGGAGAATCTAGGAAATATACAAATATTGCAGCATCATGTTATAGAGATAATTTTAACGATTCAGATAGATCTATAATTGATGAGATGATAGATGAATATTTCTATGAAGTTAGTGCGCAATTAAGTGATATTGAAAAGTCAAATTTCATATCTTATTCGCAACACCATGGGTTGCCTACAAATTTAATAGATATTACAAGTTCAGCTTTAGTTGCGTTATACTTTTCTTGTTGTGATAACTTTGAAAACACAGGATATATTCATATATTTAAGAAAAATAATTTTATAAAATTTAGTGATGAAATTTCAGGAAGAAAAATACAATACTTTTATAATGATTTAATCGAACAAAATGAAACAAAAGTTATGTTTTATAATAAATTTGTAAATGATAAACTAAAAGTGGTCCAATAA
- a CDS encoding nucleotidyl transferase AbiEii/AbiGii toxin family protein, with protein sequence MINIESIKGKIRSLAEKKNLKSQEVLQIYFFERFLERLSKSQYKNNFVIKGGFLISSLIGIENRTTMDMDTTIKGIALKEERIKEIVEEIININIDDGIKFEIKDISYIREEDEYKNFRISLIANVGKTKNPMKLDLTTGDAITPREIEYTYPCIFSKEDIKIMAYPIETILAEKYETIIRRNITTTRMRDFYDLYTLYKLKKDQIDYKVLKEAIERTSKKRGSQEIMKDYKEIIEDIKEDSYLRSLWEVYLSENKCIGDLTFDKVVGVVTILSNRINEM encoded by the coding sequence GTGATTAATATCGAGAGTATAAAGGGCAAGATAAGAAGTCTTGCAGAGAAGAAAAATCTAAAGTCGCAAGAAGTTTTGCAAATATATTTCTTTGAAAGATTTTTAGAAAGACTATCTAAATCACAATACAAAAATAATTTTGTAATCAAGGGAGGATTCCTTATATCATCTTTAATTGGGATTGAAAATAGAACAACTATGGACATGGATACAACCATTAAAGGTATAGCCCTAAAAGAAGAAAGAATAAAAGAAATTGTAGAAGAAATTATAAATATAAATATAGACGATGGGATAAAATTTGAAATAAAAGATATCTCTTACATAAGAGAAGAAGACGAGTACAAGAACTTTAGAATTTCACTAATAGCAAATGTTGGGAAAACTAAAAATCCGATGAAACTTGACCTAACAACAGGAGATGCAATAACGCCAAGAGAAATAGAATACACCTATCCTTGTATCTTTAGCAAAGAAGATATAAAAATAATGGCATATCCAATAGAAACAATTTTAGCAGAAAAATACGAAACTATAATCAGAAGAAATATAACAACAACACGAATGAGAGACTTCTACGACCTATACACCCTCTACAAGCTAAAAAAAGACCAGATAGACTATAAAGTTTTAAAAGAAGCAATAGAAAGAACCTCAAAGAAAAGAGGAAGTCAGGAGATAATGAAAGACTATAAGGAAATAATTGAGGATATAAAAGAAGATTCATACCTAAGATCCTTGTGGGAAGTATATCTCAGTGAAAATAAGTGTATTGGAGATTTGACCTTTGATAAGGTTGTTGGTGTGGTTACAATTTTATCAAATAGAATTAACGAGATGTAA
- a CDS encoding type IV toxin-antitoxin system AbiEi family antitoxin domain-containing protein — MNTLKEYIQENLVITNKEAEDLGYSRHNLSELTKSGQLERLRPGLYQLKGKVIDDFVLISSNSNRIIFSHQTALYLHDLSDRTPNVFHISVPQGYNASHIKNRYEDLQVHYVKKELYEIGKTEIKSPQGNLIPIYDIDRTICDIIIDRERIDKQIFTEAMKRYFKSPNKNLRRLIKYSRLFKIEDEIRKYMEVLS, encoded by the coding sequence ATGAATACACTTAAAGAATATATACAAGAAAATTTAGTAATTACCAACAAAGAAGCGGAAGACCTTGGATATAGTAGGCATAATCTATCAGAATTAACAAAGAGCGGACAATTAGAAAGATTAAGACCTGGACTATATCAATTAAAAGGAAAAGTAATAGACGATTTTGTTTTAATATCATCAAATAGTAACAGGATTATATTTTCCCATCAAACAGCCCTCTACCTCCATGATCTATCAGACAGGACTCCAAATGTATTTCACATATCTGTACCTCAAGGCTATAATGCAAGCCATATTAAAAATAGATACGAGGATCTGCAAGTCCACTATGTAAAAAAAGAATTATACGAAATAGGAAAGACAGAAATAAAATCACCACAAGGTAACCTCATTCCAATTTACGATATAGATCGAACAATTTGCGATATCATAATCGACAGAGAAAGAATAGATAAGCAAATTTTTACAGAAGCAATGAAAAGATACTTCAAATCACCAAATAAGAACCTAAGACGACTCATAAAATACAGCAGACTATTTAAAATAGAAGATGAAATTAGAAAATATATGGAGGTATTATCGTGA
- the rlmD gene encoding 23S rRNA (uracil(1939)-C(5))-methyltransferase RlmD, producing MILEDLKIIDIIQDGRGVAKTKGKTVFVENAVYGETLDAEILAEKRNFLEARKIKTNIKSKFERKPPCPYFYECGGCSIMDINYDTQIELKKNLIKNAIKKSTGLEIEDIEILESPEFSYRNKIRLQVDKDGGLNYLKNYSDEMVTIDDCMLASEIISENLSEIEKISRDINQNCDDLIKEISIRTNGKDILLNLHGKFFEKSQEYIRKIYQNSKYLINLINGREIIHISGIGNLDFKIGEKAFKISADDFYQVNQYQIVNLYKVARVFLGENQKLLDLYCGSATSSMSINDDHIVGVEINKNAIKDANENAKRNGLKDYKFIAKNARFIDNNFIKKEKIDAITVDPPRAGLDKDVVKTIANSGIEKIVYISCNPQTLARDIKRFMDRGYELKKIKAVDMFPQTMHVETIALIQKI from the coding sequence ATGATCCTAGAAGATTTAAAGATAATTGATATCATCCAAGACGGCAGAGGAGTAGCGAAAACTAAAGGCAAAACAGTCTTTGTAGAAAACGCAGTCTATGGCGAAACTCTCGATGCCGAAATCTTAGCCGAAAAGAGAAATTTCTTAGAGGCTAGGAAAATAAAAACAAATATAAAAAGCAAGTTTGAAAGAAAACCTCCATGTCCATATTTTTATGAATGTGGAGGTTGTTCTATAATGGATATCAATTATGACACACAAATAGAATTAAAAAAGAACTTGATAAAAAATGCAATCAAAAAATCAACAGGACTTGAAATAGAAGATATTGAAATATTAGAAAGCCCAGAATTTTCTTATAGAAACAAAATTCGCTTGCAAGTAGATAAAGATGGAGGACTTAACTATCTTAAGAATTATTCCGATGAGATGGTAACAATAGACGATTGTATGCTCGCAAGTGAGATAATATCAGAAAATTTATCAGAAATCGAAAAAATAAGTAGAGATATCAACCAAAATTGTGATGATTTGATAAAAGAAATATCAATCAGAACTAACGGCAAAGATATATTATTAAATCTCCATGGCAAATTTTTTGAAAAATCACAAGAATATATTAGAAAGATATACCAAAATTCAAAATATCTTATTAACCTCATAAACGGTAGAGAGATAATCCACATAAGTGGCATTGGGAATCTTGACTTTAAAATTGGAGAAAAAGCATTCAAGATATCTGCCGACGATTTCTATCAAGTAAACCAATACCAAATAGTAAACTTATATAAAGTTGCAAGAGTTTTCTTAGGAGAAAACCAAAAACTCCTAGACCTCTACTGTGGATCTGCAACAAGCTCCATGTCAATAAATGATGACCACATTGTAGGAGTAGAAATCAACAAAAATGCCATAAAAGATGCCAATGAAAATGCAAAAAGAAATGGACTCAAAGACTATAAATTCATAGCAAAAAATGCAAGATTCATCGATAATAACTTTATAAAAAAAGAAAAAATTGATGCAATAACAGTAGACCCACCAAGAGCAGGCCTAGATAAAGATGTAGTAAAAACAATAGCAAATTCAGGCATAGAAAAAATAGTCTACATATCCTGCAACCCTCAAACCTTAGCTAGGGATATCAAAAGATTTATGGATAGGGGCTATGAACTAAAGAAAATAAAGGCAGTAGATATGTTCCCTCAGACTATGCATGTGGAGACTATAGCGTTGATACAAAAGATATAA
- the pyk gene encoding pyruvate kinase: MNQMPEHLKKTKIVCTIGPSSEAPEILEELVKSGMNVARLNFSHGTHEEHLEKIKTIRKIRRKLNTPIAIMLDTKGPEIRTGNFDVDEIFLKPGDTFTLTTRDVIGNQDIVSVSYAGLPEDVEVGSEIFIDDGLVQLEVVDIKDGTDVVCKALNNGVLSNHKGVNLPGRQTNLPAITPKDIDDIKFGIENDIDFIAASFVRKKEDVYDIRRVLEDHGGENIKIISKIESQEGVDNVDEIIEASDGIMVARGDLGIEIRTELIPIVQKELIRKTNLASKPVITATQMLDSMIRNPRPTRAETTDVANAIIDGTDCVMLSGETAGGKYPVEAVRTMRNICITTELSDDFNKNVYETDISSLNNVTNSIARNTCEIAKELEASAIISCTSSGNTSRVISKFKPRTNIVAATTTEKVARQLSVVWGVYPIVIQEAKETDELIERAIFGAINENYVNEGDLTVVTAGIPLGISGNSNLIKVHIIGDIITSGTGIGTKSVAGKVCLASTKKELEEKFEEGDILVAKFTDSDITEYIEKAKAIVTEEGGLTSHTAIAAVHFGIPAVVGAFNIRNLVNDGDIITVDPIGGVIYKGETKVI; this comes from the coding sequence ATGAATCAAATGCCAGAACACTTAAAAAAGACAAAAATTGTTTGTACTATTGGTCCATCATCTGAAGCTCCAGAAATCCTTGAAGAACTTGTAAAAAGTGGGATGAATGTTGCAAGACTTAATTTTTCCCATGGTACACACGAAGAACACTTAGAAAAAATCAAAACAATAAGAAAAATTAGACGCAAATTAAATACACCTATAGCTATCATGCTAGATACTAAGGGACCAGAAATTAGGACTGGTAACTTTGACGTTGATGAAATTTTCCTAAAACCAGGAGATACATTCACCCTTACAACTAGGGATGTAATTGGTAATCAAGATATTGTATCAGTATCTTATGCTGGTTTACCAGAAGATGTAGAAGTGGGAAGCGAAATATTTATCGATGATGGTCTAGTACAACTAGAAGTAGTTGATATAAAAGATGGTACAGATGTAGTTTGTAAAGCACTAAATAACGGTGTTTTATCCAACCATAAGGGAGTTAACCTTCCAGGACGTCAGACAAATCTACCAGCTATAACACCTAAAGATATAGACGATATCAAGTTTGGTATAGAAAATGATATTGACTTCATAGCTGCTTCATTCGTCCGCAAAAAAGAAGACGTATACGACATCAGAAGAGTACTAGAAGACCACGGTGGCGAAAACATCAAAATCATATCAAAAATAGAATCTCAAGAAGGTGTAGACAACGTCGATGAAATTATCGAAGCATCTGATGGTATCATGGTAGCGCGTGGTGACCTTGGAATAGAAATTCGTACAGAACTTATACCAATTGTCCAAAAAGAGTTGATCAGGAAAACAAATCTTGCATCAAAACCAGTTATAACTGCAACACAAATGCTTGACTCTATGATTAGAAACCCAAGGCCAACTCGTGCAGAAACAACAGACGTTGCAAATGCTATCATAGACGGAACAGACTGTGTCATGCTCTCTGGTGAAACAGCTGGAGGAAAATATCCAGTAGAAGCTGTTCGTACAATGAGAAATATCTGCATAACAACAGAATTATCAGATGACTTTAATAAGAATGTATACGAAACAGACATATCAAGCTTAAACAACGTAACAAACTCCATAGCAAGAAACACTTGTGAAATTGCCAAGGAACTTGAAGCATCAGCTATCATTTCATGTACATCAAGTGGTAATACATCAAGAGTAATCTCTAAATTTAAACCAAGAACAAATATAGTTGCAGCCACAACAACAGAAAAAGTTGCAAGACAACTATCTGTAGTATGGGGAGTATATCCAATAGTAATCCAAGAAGCCAAAGAGACAGATGAACTAATCGAAAGAGCAATATTTGGAGCTATCAACGAAAATTATGTCAATGAAGGCGATTTGACAGTAGTTACAGCTGGTATTCCATTAGGAATCTCAGGAAACTCAAACCTAATCAAAGTTCACATCATTGGCGACATCATCACAAGTGGTACAGGTATAGGAACCAAATCTGTAGCAGGAAAAGTATGTCTAGCATCAACTAAAAAAGAACTAGAAGAAAAATTTGAAGAAGGAGATATCCTAGTAGCCAAATTTACAGACTCTGATATCACAGAATATATCGAAAAGGCAAAAGCTATAGTAACAGAAGAAGGTGGACTAACAAGCCACACCGCTATAGCAGCAGTACACTTTGGAATCCCAGCCGTAGTAGGTGCCTTTAACATCAGAAACTTAGTAAATGATGGAGATATAATCACAGTCGATCCAATCGGCGGAGTAATTTATAAAGGAGAAACAAAAGTTATCTAA